A single region of the Lacerta agilis isolate rLacAgi1 chromosome 9, rLacAgi1.pri, whole genome shotgun sequence genome encodes:
- the CHRNA3 gene encoding neuronal acetylcholine receptor subunit alpha-3, whose product MIWFEVSLSQLVKVDEVNQIMETNLWLRHIWNDYKLKWNPQKYGGVQFIRVPSQKIWKPDIVLYNNAVGDFQVDDKTKALLNYTGNVTWMPPAIFKSSCKIDVTYFPFDYQNCTMKFGSWSYDKAEIDLVLVGSTMNLKDYWESGEWAIIKAPGYKHDIKYNCCEAVYPDITYSLYIRRLPLFYTINMIIPCLLISFLTVLVFYLPSDCGEKVTLCISVLLSLTVFLLVITETIPSTSLVIPLIGEYLLFTMIFVTLSIVITVFVLNVHYRTPRTHTMPEWVKTIFLNFLPRIMFMTRPTSESADGGQDSKPSYNTELSHLDCFGGTETRCYKDGLPCQETTCVCYQHQHIKYVKVNSNLTQSSSSESVDALLSSFVVSPEMRDAIESIKYIAENMRMQNEAKETQDDWKYVAMVIDRIFLWVFILVCILGTAGLFLQPLMVRDEV is encoded by the exons ATGATTTGGTTCGAGGTGTCCCTGTCGCAACTCGTAAAGGTG GATGAAGTGAACCAGATTATGGAGACTAATTTATGGCTGAGACAT ATATGGAACGATTACAAACTGAAATGGAATCCACAGAAGTATGGAGGTGTTCAGTTTATTCGAGTGCCATCGCAGAAGATCTGGAAGCCAGATATTGTGCTATATAACAA TGCTGTTGGAGACTTCCAGGTGGACGACAAAACCAAAGCACTGTTGAATTATACCGGGAATGTGACTTGGATGCCACCAGCTATTTTTAAGAGCTCATGTAAAATAGACGTGACATACTTTCCATTTGACTACCAGAACTGCACCATGAAGTTTGGCTCCTGGTCCTACGACAAAGCCGAGATTGACTTGGTTCTCGTTGGCTCCACTATGAACCTCAAGGACTACTGGGAGAGCGGAGAGTGGGCCATCATTAAGGCACCAGGCTACAAACATGACATCAAGTACAACTGCTGTGAAGCCGTGTATCCAGACATCACCTATTCCCTTTATATCAGGCGGCTGCCCTTATTTTACACCATCAATATGATCATCCCATGCCTCTTGATCTCCTTCTTAACCGTGTTGGTGTTTTATCTGCCTTCCGACTGTGGTGAGAAAGTGACGCTGTGCATCTCGGTCCTTTTGTCCTTGACTGTTTTCCTGCTGGTGATAACAGAGACCATTCCTTCGACCTCTCTAGTGATCCCACTGATTGGGGAGTACCTCCTCTTCACCATGATATTTGTCACTCTCTCCATAGTCATTACGGTATTTGTGCTCAATGTACACTACAGGACACCAAGGACACACACCATGCCTGAATGGGTGAAAACCATCTTCCTGAACTTTCTCCCCAGGATCATGTTCATGACCAGGCCAACCAGTGAATCAGCTGACGGTGGACAGGACTCAAAGCCGTCTTACAACACGGAGCTCTCTCACTTGGACTGCTTTGGCGGCACAGAGACCAGGTGCTACAAAGACGGCCTCCCGTGCCAAGAAACGACCTGTGTTTGCTACCAACACCAACATATAAAATACGTCAAGGTGAACAGCAACCTGACCCAGAGCTCCAGTTCTGAATCTGTAGACGCTCTGCTTTCATCTTTCGTAGTATCGCCAGAAATGAGAGATGCGATCGAGAGCATTAAATACATTGCAGAAAATATGAGAATGCAAAATGAAGCCAAGGAG actCAAGATGACTGGAAATACGTCGCCATGGTCATTGATCGAATTTTCCTGTGGGTATTTATTCTTGTGTGCATTCTGGGGACAGCAGGACTATTCTTGCAACCGCTAATGGTTAGAGATGAAGTATAG